A single genomic interval of Terriglobales bacterium harbors:
- the mutM gene encoding bifunctional DNA-formamidopyrimidine glycosylase/DNA-(apurinic or apyrimidinic site) lyase — protein sequence MPELPEVETIARGLAKRVTGDAIESVWIGEKPEPLRSPAKQIAAALNQARIAGVRRVGKHIVFDLSRLRKRSAQSQFIVHLGMTGKLLVVPADAEVERHTHAIVRLASGRELRFVDPRRFGRLAVAERFEGTGAEPLDIGFELFTGLFRGRRTPIKNALLNQKLLRGVGNIYADESLFRAGLRPRRKATRLTRDDLRRLYDALQQVLNQAIAAGGSSISDYVDSEGDPGSFQFEHRVYGREGEPCSVCEAPIKRVVLAGRSAHYCPKCQK from the coding sequence GTGCCTGAGCTTCCCGAGGTCGAGACGATTGCGCGCGGACTGGCGAAGCGCGTGACCGGCGACGCCATCGAATCGGTCTGGATCGGCGAAAAGCCAGAGCCGCTGAGATCGCCGGCGAAGCAGATTGCGGCGGCGCTGAACCAGGCGCGCATCGCGGGCGTGCGGCGGGTAGGGAAGCACATCGTGTTCGATCTGAGCCGGCTGCGCAAACGTTCCGCGCAGAGTCAGTTCATTGTTCATCTGGGCATGACGGGAAAGCTGCTGGTAGTGCCGGCAGATGCCGAAGTGGAGCGGCACACGCACGCCATCGTGCGGCTGGCTTCGGGACGGGAACTGCGCTTCGTGGACCCGCGGCGGTTCGGGCGGCTGGCCGTAGCGGAGCGCTTTGAGGGCACCGGCGCGGAGCCGCTGGACATCGGCTTCGAGCTGTTCACGGGCCTCTTCCGCGGAAGACGGACGCCGATCAAGAACGCGCTCCTCAATCAGAAGCTGCTGCGGGGCGTGGGCAACATCTACGCCGACGAGTCGCTGTTCCGCGCCGGGCTGCGTCCGCGGCGAAAGGCGACGCGGCTGACGCGCGACGACCTGCGCCGCCTGTATGACGCGTTGCAGCAGGTGTTGAACCAGGCGATCGCCGCCGGGGGTTCTTCCATCTCCGATTACGTGGACTCGGAGGGAGACCCGGGCTCGTTCCAGTTCGAGCACCGCGTCTACGGGCGGGAAGGCGAGCCTTGTTCGGTATGCGAAGCGCCGATCAAGCGGGTGGTACTGGCGGGAAGAAGCGCGCACTATTGCCCGAAGTGCCAGAAGTGA